AAGTGCCGGGCCGCTGGGTACCGCCGGATGCTCAGCCGGGCGAAGACGTCGTTGGCCACTGGGAGCAGCTTCTCCCACGGTTCACACTTGGCAGAAGGAAATTAAGGACGCAGGTGCTTAACTAATAAACTTAGTGACCCTCATTTGGTCGTAGACTCATAGTCATACCACACCAAGCTCTGCGTTTTTCCTGATTAGTTGGAGATTCGCATACGTATTGTATACGGAAGTCTGCGTTCTATATATATTCCCTATAAATATCCACATGTTGACCTTGACCAATATAAGTTCGAgtgacaagtaatatggatcgaAGAAAATAGTAAGTTTGTAACACATAGTTCATGATGTAAATTATTGACTTTTATATGGCATGGTTCTATCATCTAAACTACactttgaagaaaaattgcttattTATCACTTACATGCGCTCGCTTCCTTGTTAAATTTCAATTGAACAACCGCAAACATAAAATTTCAATTGAACAAACACGGGCCCCAGAGACGACCAAACAAAACCCATCGTGTTGAAACAGTAGTACTCTCTCCATcctaaaataagtgtctcaactttgtactagcttTAGTACAAAATTGTATTAAGCTTGAGACAGTTATTTCGAAACGGAGGGAGTGCATGGCAAGGCATGAAAGCAAGAAACATCCGCCGTAATAAGAGCCCAAGCACCAATAAGCTACGAAACAATCCTAACTCCAATACCATGACAACAACGGTGATAGCAGCTGAAGCACAAACACCGAGGAGACAAAACCACCATCAGCCATGAGATGACACCACATGCAGCAGACTAGATGCAACGTCGTCGAGCAACACCGTCGGACCGGGAGTCACCCAAGCCGTGGAGGGAGGGCCATGAGGGGCGATGAGCACCAACCCGAAGGAAGCTAgattgtctcaaaaaaaaagCTAGAGGACACACGCGAGCATCCCGGATGAGGCCCACCACGACACGATCAAGGGAAGTAGACACATCACGGGCCGAAGCCAACCAAAGGCCCACACCTCCCACCACCGACGAACATGGAAAGTAGGAATAACAGGAGCCAAAGCAAGAGGGGCCATCAGGCCTCACAGCGACGACTAGAGGACGAGAGTAGAAAAAAAAAGCCCGAAAGTAGAAAAGGGTTTCCACCCAGTGAAATGAAATTCTAATGGTGTCGGTTTCTTCCGGATACAATCCCACCATCCATCCTTTTTTTGGATCCGTATCTGTAATAATCTGTGAATTGCTATACCCTTTAATGTAATACTATACACATATACAAAATGCCATCTTCTCTCTGCTATTCATCTACCTTGTTTCACCGACTCTATGCGTGTGGGACACCTAACTTGGTGGTCAGATAGTAAGTGACTAGTGAGTATGTTTGGAGCGAGAAAATAATTTTGCTACTACTCACCTATGCTTTTTAGTTTGATTTTCAAGTTTGTATCATTTATATGAACAAAGATCCAATCTGTCATCCGTTTGGATATTAGTGTCCATGGTATTTAAACCTTCAAAATAAGATCAGTCTTGGACACATTTTGAAATAATTTGAAATTTGAATTGTGAAACTATAATGAAACTAATCTATCATTTTTTTACTTGTTTCATTCGAATTTTATTTATGTTCTACTAATTTATCACGTGTTACTTACTTCATTCAGGTTTTATTTCAGTGTTAAGagtgttcaaataagttttcgTATCATTTCGTTAAATTATCTTTCATGGTTTAGGAACGTGTTTTTTTTTCTTGCCCAGGCAGGAGATCCTGAGTCCCCGTGGCGTCATACTAGCATTCTATTACCTTTGTGCCAAGAGCACATTAAGTTGCATGCTAACATATTTTCATCACGGTTTGATATGGGTCATCACAATTTTACATGTTCTCATGTTTCATTACATTCGCTTTTGCATTTCACATTGCATTAAAGTTTCATCTTGGTCATTTAAGTTTCATTATGGTTTCGTTTCATTTCCTTTGCATGCTTTCATTCTTCGTTCATTCCGGCTTCATTAATGTTTTATCTCAGATTTCACATAAATTTCATTACCTTTTCAAAAATTGAAGTTACACCTTTTCAAAATATGTCCAAGATTGATCTTGTTTAAAGATTTAAATGTCATGAACATTGTAAATCAAATCATTGTTCCAAAGTTAAAAGTCGCACAAATTTTAGAGTCAAACTAGAAATATGCGTGGATGGATCGTgaatgaaaaaaataaaatatgttAATAGTAGAGTTAAATACACCACAGGTGCCCTAACTTGTCCGGCACGGTCTGTTTGGTGCCTAAACTTAAAAAATACACAAAAGTGGTGTCATAACTTGTCTGGGCGTTCAAATACGGTACCTCTGTATGTATGCCGCCGTATCGAGTGCCCGCGTGGCATGCTGGCATGTCGCTGGGCCATATGTCAGTGGTTGCAGGCGCTGGATGCGCGCTGTGAGCTATGCGTGTTTTTTACAGGAATGCCCCTGGATTTTAATCAATTCTCGCAAAAATACCCCTTGATTTTAAGTAATACTCGCAAAAAATACCAGGAAGCGAGCGTGCAGGGAATTCGAACATGTGACATCCTCGTCGCCTGACAATCGAGCGGACCAGGTGGCCACAGTCTGGTTTGCGCTTAATTATCAGCAAGCAGTTTATATAGATGATTGCACGTATCGCTCTGCATATGCTTTTACTGGAgtgattttatttttatttatttccaAGTTACTGTCTTGTTTTTCTTCGAGTGAAGTTTCTGTTTAGTTTTCATGATACATACATTTTTCCATgtgaaaaaataaaataattatcAATATGAAATTTTGTTTATTTTATATCTCTATTTTATTTCCATTATTGTGTACTTTGAAGAGATAAACATGAACTTTTTCTAAAATTGATGTGGAATTAAAAGTTGAACGTATATTAAAAACAAAGTGAGCAGTTTTTGAAATACACGTTCACGTTCAAGTTCATTTTTTATTTTCACATTATTTTAGAAAATGCTCACCATGTTTTTTGATAATGTTGAATGCCTATTAAAATAATATTGTGTAATATTATTCTTAAATTTCTACAAACACGCTTAACATGTTAGTACGTTTCTAGAATTTATTATTGTCACACAATAATATTTAATACATGTTGAACAGTTTTAAAATACAATATTGTCAATTTTAAATAATTGTGCATTTTAAAAATAGAATGAAGATACACAATAATTGTCCGTGCTTATGGTGCTCAATGAGGATACATAAATTTACAGAATAATTTTTAATATACGTTCAACTTTTTATGTCCACATAAATTTTAGAAAAAAATCATGTTTATCTCTTCAAGGTACACAATAATGAAAATAGAATAAAGATATAAAATCAACAATAATTGCATATTGATAATTATTTTATTTTCATATGGGAAAATTTATGTATCATGAAAATTAAACAGGAACTTCACTCGGAAAAAAAGTGAAGCAGTACTTCAAAAAAGCTGTAGAAAACATGTGCAAAGCGATACGTGGAACCGTGCATATAAGTTGCTAGCTAGCAGTTAAATGTAAACCAAAGTGTTGCCTCTTGGTCCGCTTGTTTTGTTAGGCAACCAGCAGGTCCGTAGTTCGAATTCCCTTCATGCCAACTTGTGTTTATATTTTTGTCAGAATTAATTAAAGTACAGGCGCGTTCCCATAAAAAAACAGTGTGCGTGCAGCACCTGTAATGATTTTTTGTAAGAATTAACTAAAGTCCAGGGGCATTTAAAAAAAACTACATGCACAACTCACAACGCGCCCGCAgccactgacatgtggcccagcgACACGCAGGCATGCCTCAAGGGCAGTTGATACGGCGGCATAGTCTAGAGGCACCGTATTTGAACGTTTAGACAAGTTACGACACCATTTTTGTGTATTTTTCAAGTTTAGGCACCAAACTGGCCATGTGGGACAAGTTAGGGCACCTGTAGTGTATTTAACTTTTAATAGTACAAAAATAAAGTTCTAACCCCTAAATAGTGGATGGGTcctagaaaaaaatcagagatAATAACAAAAATAAATCAAATACTTACTTCTTATGGTAAAGGGTACGTGAGTATTTGACGCATTTTGATTGGCTAGCCGGACACCGATAGAAACCGGTGCGGCTAGAATATCCTCTCTCGCTCCACCAGTCTTCAGAACACACCAAAAATACATTTATGCCATCTCAAAAAGAAAAGTAAATTTTTTTTTGCGGGATAGTGAAGTAAAAAAAAATTGACAGCAGGATAGCGAAGTAAATTTATGCAAGTGTGGTAGCAAGATTTGAAGCGACATGTCCAAATTAAGCAAGGTCGAGACACCTGAACAATGTAGTCGGCGACCAAAGTCAAACGAACAAACATTCAGCTAGCTGAGCTCCAGGAAGCGGCGCGCCATGGGGTGCTTGGCCTGGGACAGGTCGGACGGCGCGAGCACCTCCACGACCACGCCGTCGACGACGAGGCACACCAGGTCGGCGATCCGCTGGATCTGCCTCACGCTGTGCGAGACGATCACCGCCGTGATCCCCCTCGTCTTCTTCAGGCGGACGATCGCCTCCTCGATGTTCTGCGTGGAGATCGGGTCCAGCGCGCTCGTCGGCTCGTCCAGCAGCAGCACCTCGGGCTCGTTGGCGAGGGTGCGGGCCAGCGCGACGCGCTGCGCCTGGCCGACCGACAGCTCCGACGCCGGCCGGGACGCCAGGGCCGGGTCCAGGTCCGACAGGCCCAGCAGCTCCTGCACCTGCGCGTCGGTGAGCGTCTCGCCGCGCAGCCGCGGCCCGTACCGCACGTTGTCCGCCACCGTTCCTGCAGCAGCGCAGATCGTTCAGATCAGAGGTCTCTTTCTTTCTTGGAGTAATCAGACAGAGCCACAGATCGAGCATGTAAAGTCAACGGTCTCTTGATCCCCACATGTAATTTCAATGGCAGATGCGTACGTAGGTACGTACCGTGGAACATGGCGGGGAGCTGGAAGAGCATGCCGACCCTGCGGCGGAGCGCGAGGACGTCGAGGCCGCAGATGTCGGCGCCGTCGAGGGTGACGGCGCCGGGGGCGGGCTCCCAGAGCCGGTTGAGCGCGCGGAGCAGGGTGGACTTGCCGCTGCCGCTGGGGCCGATGACGCCCATCACCACCCCGCGCGGCACGTCCAGGTCCGACCCGGGCACGGTCTGCTCGCCGTTGGGCCCCGGCGGCCGCAGCGTCAGCCCGCGCACCCGTATCTTGGGCCCGTCGGCGTCCACGTCCAGCAGATGCTGCCTGATGGCATCGTCTGTACGCCGTGGTCCGTTTGGCACAACATGGATGGATCAACCATGTATACAGAGAGAACAAAAAGGTCTCACGATTGGATCGATGCAGGAAGGAACCTCAACCAATCACACAATGCATCTCAAGTTTGCGCTGGTGAATGGAATTACCTGGAGCTGGAGACGAGCCCATTGGCATCGGATCGTGCGTGGAGTGCTCGATCGGAGAAGGCCGACAGCGAGAGAGGGACGGTGCGTGCTGGGTGGGAGTCGCCTTCCTTTTATTATGATCTTCTCCCAAAGAATTCGTggctccaactgaggtgggtacGGTGGCTTTTCTTGCGTGCGCGACTCCGCTCCGGCGCTGCACTGCAGTCTCCGCTTAAACTAGAATACAGAGAGAGGCCTTCTGTATCTAGTTTACTATACATGCCCATCACAAAAAATACTCTCTTCGTCTcgtaatataagacgtttttccAAGCTTCAAGCTGAAACAGCTTGCAAAAACATATTATATTGTGGGGCGGAGGGAGTAGCTTATAATTTAAGAGCCGAAAATGACGAAGCTTGCGGTACATCTCTTCTGGATTTGCTACGATCTCGCAATGCAAGATTTTGTGTTCGATGCTCAAGTTGCGCTGCTTCCCCGATCATCTTGAGGGGAGCTCCTTAGGATTGCTTGGCCTGGTTATCCGTAGTGGTGTTTGATAGGTCTATTTGCTGGTCAGTGTATTCCTGTTACATGCCTATCTACTTTGCAGACTCTATGAATGTTGTAATAATCTGTTGCGGCTACTGATGCTTGTAGACGAGAGCTGTGAAACGGTTGTGTTGTGGTTTTGCCTTGGCTTTAGTAAAAGTTAGGGCAGAGGGGAAACCCCTTTGGTTCAAAAAAAAATGTTTATATGTCATTCAATTATTCTCGATGAATGGCTCTTATTTTTCTCAACCACTATAAAACGTGTATTATGTTTAAGTGAAACATATGAATCCATATACCTAGCATCCTTGATGAAAGACGTACAATTAGATTTAGATTTTCATGAACTTTCTCCGAAATATATTTTTCAGGTGCTATAATAAATTCACTTCGGTTTTCCTCATAAACGGGGTCAATGTGTTAAGGTTTTCGATCCGGTTTTCCTCATAAACTGGATCACTCTCCTGGCATTATGGCCACTTTGAGCAATATATTCAGGTGAAGGACTCCTCCCCCGGTGATTCTAAAAAAAATCACTAAATTGTTTTCATTTTATTGTGGAACATAAATAGTATATACTTCAACAATATCATTTTGAAGAACAAAAAAATTCATTGTGAATGACAGGTAGAGATTTTGTAGTGTCAGTATGCAGTCGGATATGGTGCATCAATTTCGACTCCAGATCACTTCACTTCTTTTGAGTATCAGCGCATAATGCCCAACCCGCGTTGCTGCGGAAACCGTGCCAAAACAAACCCATAAATGGGTGcttaaaaacaacaaaaacaaATAATGAAAAATCAAATTTACAAAGGTTCTTGGTTTATACTATTATGTAAACAATAAACCTGCGAAGCACTTCCTCTGTTCCAAAGTACTTGAGCTTCTGGGTTTGTCCTAAGTCAAACCTTTTTCAAGAACAGTCACAAATTATGAAATGGGGAGCAACGGATGTGTGATGTTAATTATATCCATCCTGTTTAAGAACCCATCATCGATCATCTCTGGAACAAGCTTCTGCTAAAGGCCTTCAGGAAACAGACTGTGCCAACACCCTTGGTCTCTGGCGTTCATATCCTGAATGGACTGAATAAGGTGTCTTGCTCCTTCAAGCTTCTCTACATCCGGCACGAACGAAATTCGGTGgctcttagagcatctccactcgttCGGTCCCCCACGGATTCGAAATATCGCTGCTTGGGGGCGAACCGGCGAAAATTTCAGCGTGGGGGTGGGGCGGGGGCTCGGGTTCCCAATCACCGCCTCAAAATGGGCCAAGACGTCGTTTTTTTCAAATACAAATTCGGCTAGATTTGGACGAAATTCAGGCGGTTTTCATTGATATTTTACAAAATTAAAGACATAAAACAAACTTAGAAAAATAAAACTATGCCGCCCCCAGCCTACTGCATGCCGAGGAGCTTGTAGAAGGCGGtgtagtcgccgccgccgtccttgTTGCAGCCCTGTCCTGGGTCACCTTGGCGGACGGGGTTGGTGGGTGGCGGCGCCTCCTCATCGCTGTCCTTGAGGACGATGACGCCCCCCTCGTCGCGGCCGCGGCGCCAAGCGGCGATCTCCTCGAGGGCGCGGCGCTGGCGCTCCATCTCCTTCCGGACGTAGTCATCCCGCGCCCATTTGAGGCCCGTCTTGAGGTCGGTGGCCATGTCGGCCTGCTCCTGCTTCACaacgacgggggggggggggggggggtcgccgGCTCCTTCTTCGGCCTGACCATGCGAAGGTGGCCGCGGGGAGAAGGGGAAGGCTGGCGGCGCCCCTCGTTTATGACGAGGCCGCCGCCGCGGCTGCGCCGACGCTCCAGCGTCTCCAGGGGCTCGGCCTTGACGGTGTCGAGCGGCGCCGTGCcggaggagcgggaggaggaggaggaggaggaagcgcCCGCCATGCGCCTCGGCAGCCAAGAGCTGCCACTCCGGCGGGAGAACGTGGCCGCCGGGTGCTCGAACGGCGGCtcgttgccgccctcgaggtgcTCGAGGACGGCGTGGAGCGTGCGCCCGGGGACACCCCACCACAGGCGGCGGCCGACGGCGTTGTGGCGCCCCCTTGGCGCCGCCACGTTGTTGGTGGAGGCGAGTTGCTCGGCGTGACGGTGCTCGAAGTACGTCGTCCACAAAAcgtggttgtcggcggcgtactTCGGAAGGTGCCGCACCTCCTCCGGCAGGGATGCTTGAATGCGCGCGATCTCGTCGCGGCGTTCGGCGCCGGTCGGCAGCGGGGGGACAGGGACCTGAGCCTCCACGAGCCCGACACACGCATGTCCGGCAACGCCGGGTAGTTCGCCTCGTGGAGGAGGCGCGCCTCCCACTCgtgaaggtggcggcggccgaagccgttggccgccgctccgTCGCCGGGGAAACACTCGACCATCGGTCGCGGCTTGGgacggggagagagagagagagggtgtcGGCAGCGAAGGAGAGAGGGGCGTCGGCGGCGAGAGAGAGGTTGTGGCGAGGCAAGTGTGCGGCCAGCGGCGAGGGAGGGTGGCAGTAGTGTGGACGTGTGGCGGGAGGGGGCGGGACGCGCGGCGGCGCgccttcactgcgccgcccgtgaatcaatggaaggctgaccggctgcagccttcgcattgattcccgcgggaaaccgaggcgatgaggacgacgaagaTTCTCGGCGTCGCTCAGTCGCTGACTCGGCGGGTCCACCAGTTTTCGCGCCAAAAACGTTTTTCCCCGGCGCCCGCGGGcacccccccacccccaccccccccccaccccccccccccccccccccccccccgcgcgcgcgcgCACGGGTTCGGCCTGGGTTCGCCGTCACCAATTTCGGCCCTAACTAGCGAAATTTGGGCTTCTAGtggcgactgggccgattttttcGAGCCGGCGATAAAAAAGGGcctggaaggggggggggggggggcgagtggAGTGCAATCCAATATTGCGTAGTAAAACCTGGATCGCTGTAAAAAACAATCTCCAGCGGTCTGAACTCCGATGGATCATAATTTCATAGGTGTTGCACTAGTATGAAAACAAGGAGCTTCAAAAGATACTCAAAGTCTAGCAAGAGTGGACCAACATATAGATATGCAATTTCTGTTTCCTAGACAGAAAAACAGAATACGATATCTTATCTAACAAGTGAAAAAAGTGGGAGTACACTGACTGAACTGAAGTCGGGGACCACATCACATCAGTGCAGCCTCAGTGCCATTTCTATAGAGAAACGAACGACATGGACCAGTGGTTAACGGTCAGTCTTCAAATAGTAGTAAACACAAAACCAACAACAAAAGGCAAGAGTTTCAGAGCAGGAAAGTTCATGCGCAGCTTATTATTGCCTTCTTTGTGCAGACTGCAGCATATGGGCCATATGTGGGTGGTTATTTCTAATAATAAGACACAACAGCTGAAAGCTCTCTGGACTGTGATCTTGTCCAAAGACAGATATATGCAACATGTTACAAGTTTAGAACAGTAATTATGTTCAGACTAGCAGAAGAGTTAAGACAACTATTATTATCAATGTAAATAATGATTACACTTGATGCACACTAATCTGCACAGCTTCGTCCAGATTCCGTCCGAGCAACGAAATGGAACACTGTGAGCCGGAGGCCACTGCAGATCAGAGGGATGCTTCTCCAGTCTGCAAACCCACTCCTATAGTCCAAGGGCGAGTGGAAGATGCAAAATTGCATGTTGCACACGTTCACTGACActtccctccgttccaaaatagatgacccaactttaaagttagtacaaagttgggtcatctattttggaacggagggcgTAGCGGCAAAGAAAAAGATGACCCGCATTTGTTGACGAGAACGACTAGTACCAGTAGCAAACTTCTTTTTATTCAGATCCAAAGGCAAACGATGTCTGAATCTTCCATGTTGACCATGCAAGAACAAGCCTTAGAGGCTTAGAACTTACTTCCTCCGTTCCAAAATTAGTGTCGTGGCTTTAGTACAAAATTGAACTAAAACCGCGACACTAATTTTGGgacggacggagggagtacgtaccAAGAAGCGAACAATTCTGTCAGAACAAAGCGCACCTTTGATTTGATCCATCAAAACCTCGAGCTGTTGATTCATCCAGCTCCATTACATTCATATGCTACTTCTCTGCTGCCGGAACTATTTAAAACCTTGGTAGACAACTTACCAGATTACTCCATCCATCCCAAAATAAATGtcttagtacaaagttgtacacACTTTATATATCTATACGATGAAAGAGAAGGCAACAAGGTATCATCACAATCACAAATCATTAAACGGGGAGCAACAGATCTGTGATATTACagtatccatccatccatcctgTTTAAGAACACAGCAGTCTGAAATCTTTGTATGAAACAAGGAACTTCAACAGATACTAAAAGTCCGCAACTGATGGCCATAGCTGGTCTAGCCAGAGTGAACCAACATATGCAACCCGGCCTTTGAAATTTCCGTTTCCTACGAAAAATAAAACAGGAGTGCAGATGTGGTTCACACTTTAACCTTATCTGGACAAGTAAAAGATGGGAATGCACTCAAGTTGGGGCACATATGGAATCATTTACCACAAGGAGAGGAGACCCACCATTGAGAACTCTCATGCCTTTGGTAAGGACCACATCAGTGCAGCCTCAATGCCATTTATAGAGCAACCAAGGGCATGCACCAGTGGCTGCAATGTGTTAACGGTCTTCAAATATAGGAAACCGAAAAACTAACAAAGAGGAAGAGTTGCAAAACATGAACGTCCATACACAGCTTATCATTGCCTTCTTTTGAGTAAATTGTAGCATATGGGCTGTATGTTTGTCTATTTCCTAATGCTACCTAAAACTATAGCTTAAAATGCTCCGTGAACTTGCCCAAAGATAGATATATGCTTACATGTTTCAGCAACATGTTACAAGTTTAGAACAGTATTTTACATTGGCGATGATGGATAGGGATGAAGTACCATCGCAAATATTCAGCCTGTTTAAGAATTGAACAGTCTGGACTCTCAAGGATCATAATTCAGGCGTTGCactaagaaaacaacagataaaTGTCCACAAGGGGTGGCCCTACATAGCTAGCCGATCTAGCAAGAGCAAACATATACAGGCAAGACCTTCAAATGCCTGCTTCCTAGACTAAAACAAAATACAGGAGTGACAATCGGTTTATACTTTATCCTTATCTAGACAAGTTAAAAGATGTGAATACACTGACTGAAGTTGGGGATACATATGGAATCATTTGGCACAAGGACCCCACCATTGAGAACTCTCATGTCTTTGGTAAGGACCACACCAGTGCAGCCTCAATGTCAtttatagagcaatgaacagcaTGGACCAGGGGTTAACGGTCAGTCTTCAAAACATAGGAAACAGAAACTAACAAAAGAAGTGCAAGAGTTGCAGAGCAGGAAAGTTCATACACAGCTTATTCCCTTATTTCTGTAAGTTGTCTAGCATATGGGCCATATGTGGCTATTTCCAATAATAAGACACAGCAGCTGAAAGTTCTCTTGCTTGTGATCTTGTCCATAGATAGGCATATGGCATATGTTTTGGAGGCAGCAACATGTAACATGTTTAGAACAGTATATACCATATACCTTTACTGATTGGAAGAATTGATACGAATATTATTATCAATGTAAATAATTACACCTGATACACTAATCTGCACACCACAGTCCAGATTCCATCTATAAGCAATACTTATCTTAAAAGAACAGAGCAGCAAATCTGCAACTTAAGCTAAATCTTCCTGACTCTACGTTGGGCTTAATAATGTACTGCAGAAAGAATGTAGCTGCTGAACAACTTACAGAGTTAGCCAGTTCTAAGAGACCAAGTAGATTCTGAAGAAAAAGTTGCTTGTGCTGCTGCCATCTTCTAAAACGCATGGCATGGGCTGCTAGAATTCAGCTTGAGCCACTCAAACAAAACCAAAAAGTCCTCTCGTAAACAAGCGAGAGCTTCTCCTCCTCCCCCTGTTTGCGGCTCTGTTGCTCCTCATCGGCGTCAGATAAAACCGTAGCATCCCATTATCAAAGTTCCCAGGAGAGGTGTAATGCACGCTCCTGCTCCTGCCGATCCTGCATTCCTTGTTCTTGAGCCAGTCGGTGCGGAAATTCTGCTCGTCCCCGTTAGCCGCGGCAGCTTGCGATCTTCTGCTTGCGCTCTGGCTTGCTCTGCCTGGAATTGCCGACCCATTGCGGCCATGCTGAATTTCGCCATTTTCGATGTCTGTCGTCTCCCCATTTTTACACCTCCGGGTTTCCCTCCTTGACTCCGAGAAGGACCGATCAAGAGCGTGCTCCCCCTTCCTCACAAACTCCTTGAGTGGACTCGTGATGCTGCGATCCCACACCCTGCTCCACCTGTTGGACCTCCGGCGCCGGACACCTGAGGCCGCCACAGTTATCTCCGGGCTGGCGTCACTGCAGCTTCTCCTTCCTCTGAACCTCGGCCCCTCGCCGCCCACATCGGCGGAATGCCCCCCATTCCTGCTCTCTGCTGCAATCTCGGCAGAATGCTCCCCGTTCCTGCTCTCCGCAACCCCGGCAGCAGGGCGCTCCCTGGCCGATTCCTCTGCATTGCCCTGCCTGACCCTGGTGACGCCATCAGGCGGCTCGTCCAGGCACGCGAAGGAGCAGGCGAAGGCCCTGCCGACCATGGACCCGTCCCAGGAGTGGCGGGGCGGGTCCATGGAggagcctcccctgccgccgggCGGCGGCTCCCGGCAGATCATCCACTCGCAGGAGCGGCGGAAGCTGGCCCTCCGCTCCACCagtggcggcgacggcgacggcccGCCGCCGGCATCGCCGGGATGGGGATCCACCGCCCCGGACGGGCGCGagggctcctcctcctcctcctcctccttggtccCGCGCCGCCGCGTCCCCCGCCTGGGCAGGATCGCCCTGAGCCAGGAGGCGCCCTTCCActtcctgccgccgccgccgcctcctccgggGTGGTCCGCCTCCGACGCTCCGGGATCTTTGGCGTCGGGCGGCCGCGTGGCGCCCTGGccgtcggcggcggcgccggagtCGTCCATCTGGAAGAGCAGCATGAGCGTCTTGCGCAGCTTGCCCTGGTCTTCTTGGTCGCCGTGGCCGGGGACGGGGGCGGAGGGGGCGTCGGggtggagggaggaggaggatgcGACCTCGAGGATCTCGGGGTGGGCGGGGCTGCGGACGGAGGAGAGGCGCTCGACGAGGCAGGCGGAGCAGACCCCGGTGAGGGGCTGGTCCGGGTGGCGGCCGCACCGCCGGCCGGTTGTTGCCTCCTCTGTCCCcgcctccggctccggctccggcagCGGCAGCGGGTGCGGGCCCTCCATTGGGTCGGGGTCGTCGGGCCGGGAGTGGAAGCTccggaaggaaggaaggaagagaGGGCGGCGAGTGAGTGAGTGAGTCAGCGAGTGGGTCAGTCAGGGTGGGGGGACAAGCACGAGCACAAGCGGGTGCGACGACATTGACATGGCCAGCCGGAAAAgcgaaaagaaagaaagaaaaacccTAGCCTGGCCTGGCCTGGTGAGTGGGAAAGTCTCGAAAAGCGACTTTCGCGGCCGGGTTCCTTC
This genomic window from Aegilops tauschii subsp. strangulata cultivar AL8/78 chromosome 4, Aet v6.0, whole genome shotgun sequence contains:
- the LOC109783663 gene encoding protein STAR1 → MPMGSSPAPDDAIRQHLLDVDADGPKIRVRGLTLRPPGPNGEQTVPGSDLDVPRGVVMGVIGPSGSGKSTLLRALNRLWEPAPGAVTLDGADICGLDVLALRRRVGMLFQLPAMFHGTVADNVRYGPRLRGETLTDAQVQELLGLSDLDPALASRPASELSVGQAQRVALARTLANEPEVLLLDEPTSALDPISTQNIEEAIVRLKKTRGITAVIVSHSVRQIQRIADLVCLVVDGVVVEVLAPSDLSQAKHPMARRFLELS
- the LOC109783664 gene encoding uncharacterized protein, whose translation is MEGPHPLPLPEPEPEAGTEEATTGRRCGRHPDQPLTGVCSACLVERLSSVRSPAHPEILEVASSSSLHPDAPSAPVPGHGDQEDQGKLRKTLMLLFQMDDSGAAADGQGATRPPDAKDPGASEADHPGGGGGGGRKWKGASWLRAILPRRGTRRRGTKEEEEEEEPSRPSGAVDPHPGDAGGGPSPSPPLVERRASFRRSCEWMICREPPPGGRGGSSMDPPRHSWDGSMVGRAFACSFACLDEPPDGVTRVRQGNAEESARERPAAGVAESRNGEHSAEIAAESRNGGHSADVGGEGPRFRGRRSCSDASPEITVAASGVRRRRSNRWSRVWDRSITSPLKEFVRKGEHALDRSFSESRRETRRCKNGETTDIENGEIQHGRNGSAIPGRASQSASRRSQAAAANGDEQNFRTDWLKNKECRIGRSRSVHYTSPGNFDNGMLRFYLTPMRSNRAANRGRRRSSRLFTRGLFGFV